In Cololabis saira isolate AMF1-May2022 chromosome 10, fColSai1.1, whole genome shotgun sequence, a single window of DNA contains:
- the saga gene encoding S-arrestin a: MSPKNVIFKKTCKDKSVGVFMGKRDFVDNVDSVDPVDGVVLVDPEALAGRKVFVTLSCIFRYGRDDMDVMGIAFRRELFLSTRQVYPPLQDREKGVHTRIQAKLLRKLGNNAYPFFFEFPDNLPCSVALQPATHDEGKQCAVEFEIKAFSAESQDAKVRKRSTVKLMLRKVQYATEDQGTPPSVELTKDFVMSDKPLHVKASLDKELYYHGETIVVHVNVENNSNKNIKNIVVSVDQVANVVLYSNDNYVKCVDLEESGDSVSPGASLEKVYKLLPLLANNRERRGIVLDGKLKHEDTNLASSSMIKEGVLKEVMGIIVSYRVMVKLIIGGMMGSSEVGLEVPFRLMHPKPDAVKDSEMEDEMVFQEFKRSYLKGVIGDDEDEEGNVSGGDDMAPKEK, from the exons ATGAGCCCGAAAAACGTCATTTTCAAGAAGACATGCAAAGACAAGTCG GTCGGAGTGTTTATGGGGAAGAGAGACTTTGTGGATAACGTGGACTCTGTGGATCCAGTGG ATGGCGTCGTCCTCGTTGATCCTGAGGCTTTGGCGGGAAGGAAAG TGTTCGTCACCTTGTCCTGCATCTTCCGCTACGGCCGAGACGACATGGACGTGATGGGAATCGCCTTCCGTCGGGAGCTGTTCCTGTCCACCCGGCAGGTGTACCCGCCTCTGCAGGACCGGGAGAAGGGCGTCCACACCAGGATCCAGGCCAAGCTCCTGCGCAAGCTGGGAAATAACGCCTACCCGTTCTTCTTCGAG TTTCCCGACAACCTGCCTTGCTCTGTGGCACTCCAGCCAGCGACCCACGATGAGGGCAAG CAATGTGCTGTGGAGTTCGAGATCAAAGCGTTCAGCGCTGAGAGCCAAGACGCAAAAGTCCGCAAGCG GAGCACGGTGAAGCTGATGCTCAGGAAGGTTCAGTACGCCACGGAGGACCAAGGAACGCCGCCCTCTGTTGAACTCACCAAGGACTTCGTCATGTCGGACAAACCGCTGCACGTCAAGGCCAGTCTGGACAAAGAG CTTTACTACCACGGGGAAACCATCGTTGTTCACGTTAATGTTGAGAACAACTCCAACAAAAACATCAAGAACATCGTCGTATCAG TTGACCAAGTCGCCAACGTCGTGTTGTACTCCAATGACAACTATGTGAAATGTGTGGACTTGGAGGAGTCTGG GGACTCGGTGTCGCCCGGGGCGTCGCTGGAGAAGGTCTACAAGCTGCTGCCCCTGCTGGCCAACAACAGGGAGAGGCGGGGCATCGTTCTGGATGGAAAACTGAAGCACGAGGACACCAACCTGGCGTCGTCGAGCAT GATCAAGGAGGGCGTCCTGAAGGAGGTGATGGGAATCATCGTCTCGTACAGAGTCATGGTGAAGCTCATCATCGGCGG GATGATGGGCTCCAG CGAGGTGGGCCTGGAGGTTCCCTTCAGACTGATGCACCCCAAACCTGACGCAG TGAAGGACAG TGAGATGGAGGATGAAATGGTGTTTCAGGAATTCAAGCGCTCCTACCTGAAGGGAGTCATCGGCGACGACGAAGACGAGGAAGGCAACGTCTCCGGCGGCGACGACATGGCGCCCAAAGAGAAGTAG
- the LOC133452383 gene encoding tripartite motif-containing protein 16-like: protein MAQKGDQLDQETFSCSICLEVLKDPVTIPCGHSYCMNCINNFWDEGEKKLPSCPQCRRMFIPRPELVKNTMLAALVEQIKKTGLQAAPADHCYAGPEDVACDVCSGRKLKATKSCLVCLVSYCKKHLQPHHDSSTFKKHKLVDPSKNLQDNICPCHGEVMKMFCRTDQKCICYLCSVDEHKGHNTVTAAAERTERQREVEVSRQQIQQEIQDREKDVKLLQQEVEAINQSADKTVEDSEEIFTELISLLQKRSSDVKQQIRSQRETEVSRVKELEEKLQQEITDLKRRDAEMKQLSDTEDHNQFLHNYPSLSPLSESTHSSSISIRPLRYFEDVTAAVSEVRGQLQDILRDMWTNISLTITDVDVLLPQPEPTNRAGFLKYSCGITLDPNTVNTKLLLSEENRKVTFMDQLQSYSGHPERFSERFQVLSRDSQTGRRYWEVEKKADVVVVAVSYKNISRSGYESGFGLNDKSWSLRCSLDRYVFCHNNNIQTSISGPQTSRIGVYLDHRAGVLSFYSVSETMTLLHRVQTTFTQPLYAGVWVNGSGNSAEFCTLR, encoded by the coding sequence ATGGCGCAGAAAGGAGATCAGTTGGACCAGGAAACCTTTTCTTGTTCGATCTGTTTGGAGGTTTTGAAGGACCCGGTGActattccctgtggacacagttaCTGTATGAACTGTATTAACAACTTCTGggatgaaggagagaagaaactcCCCAGCTGTCCTCAATGTAGACGGATGTTCATACCGAGACCTGAGCTGGTGAAAAACACCATGTTAGCAGCTTTAGTGGAGCAGATAAAGAAGACTGGACTCCAAGCTGCTCCTGCGGatcactgctatgctggacctgaAGATGTGGCCTGTGATGTCTGCTCTGGAAGAAAACTGAAAGCCACCAAGTCCTGTTTAGTCTGTCTGGTCTCTTACTGCAAGAAACACCTTCAACCTCATCATGATTCATCTACATTCAAGAAACACAAGCTGGTGGATCCCtccaagaacctgcaggacaacatcTGCCCCTGTCATGGTGAGGTGATGAAAATGTTCTGTCGTACTGATCAGAAGTGTATCTgttatctctgctctgtggatgaacataaaggccacaacacagtcacagctgcagcagaaaggactgagaggcagagagaggtggaggtgagtcgacaacaaatccagcaggagatccaggacagagagaaagatgtgaagctgcttcagcaggaggtggaggccatcaatcagtctgctgataaaacagtggaggacagtgaggagatcttcactgagctgatctctctcctccagaagagaagctctgatgtgaagcagcagatcagatcccaGCGAGAAACTGAAGTGAGTCGAGTCAAAGAGCttgaggagaagctgcagcaggagatcactgacctgaagaggagagacgctgagatgaagcagctctcagacaccgaggaccacaaccagtttctccacaactacccctcactgtcaccactcagtgagtccacacactcctccagcatcagcatccgtcctctcagATACTTTGAGGATGTGACAGCAgctgtgtcagaggtcagaggtcaactacaggacatcctgagagacatgtggacaaacatctcactgaccatcactgatgtggatgttttactgccacaaccagaaccaacgaacagagctggattcttgaaatattcatgtggaatcactctggatccaaacacagtaaacacaaagctgttactgtcagaggagaacagaaaggtgactTTTATGGACCAACTCCAGTCTTATTCTGGTCATCCAGAGAGATTCAGTGAACGTTTTCAGGTCCTGAGTAGAGACAGTCAGACTGGACGTcgttactgggaggtggagaagaaagcagatgtagttgttgtagcagtttcatacaagaatatcagcagatcagggTATGAAAGTGGATTTGGATTAAATGACAAATCTTGGTCACTACGTTGTTCCTTAGACAGATATGTATTTTGTCACAACAACAACATCCAAACCTCCATCTCAGGTCCTCAGACCTCCAGAATAGGAGTTTACCTGGATCACAGAGCGGgtgttctgtccttctacagcgtctctgaaaccatgaccctcctccacagagtccagaccaccTTCACTCAGCCGCTCTACGCTGGAGTTTGGGTTAACGGTTCTGGAAACTCAGCTGAGTTCTGTACACTCAGATAG